A genome region from Arachis duranensis cultivar V14167 chromosome 6, aradu.V14167.gnm2.J7QH, whole genome shotgun sequence includes the following:
- the LOC107494501 gene encoding PHD finger protein ING2 translates to MAIARTGVYVDDYLEYASTLPAELQRLLNTVRELDERSQSMINQTRQQTKVCMGISSHGSKKGNHVSGHHYNNNHHANEEDEAANEKLRKEIEANQDNALNLCTEKVLLARQAYDLIDSHVKRLDEDLNNFAEDLKQEGKIPPDEPAILPPLPIVPKPEKRKPLYVTPQSKRLDYRDRDWDREHDRDFELMPPPGSHKKEYITPMEMDTPIDPNEPTYCVCHQVSFGDMIACDNENCQGGEWFHYSCVGLTQETRFKGKWYCPTCRLLPQCQ, encoded by the exons ATGGCAATTGCACGCACTGGAGTCTACGTGGATGACTATTTGGAGT ATGCTAGCACTTTGCCCGCTGAGCTTCAGAGGCTTCTCAATACTGTGCGAGAACTTGATGAACGATCCCAAT CTATGATAAACCAGACTAGGCAGCAGACAAAGGTGTGTATGGGGATCTCATCACATGGCTCTAAGAAGGGTAACCATGTCAGTGGCCATCATTATAATAACAATCATCATGCAAATGAGGAAGACGAGGCTGCGAATGAGAAATTGCGAAAGGAAATCGAGGCCAATCAGGATAATGCATTGAACCTATGTACTGAGAAAGTTTTGTTGGCACGGCAAGCATATGACTTG ATAGATAGTCATGTCAAACGTCTTGATGAGGATTTAAACAACTTTGCTGAAGATCTGAAGCAAG AGGGGAAAATACCACCGGATGAACCAGCAATTCTTCCCCCATTGCCTATAGTCCCTAAACCTGAAAAACGCAAGCCCTTATATGTAACACCACAGTCAAAGAGGCTTGATTACAGGGATAGAGACTGGGATCGGGAGCATGATAGAGACTTTGAGCTAATGCCTCCACCAGGTAGCCATAAGAAGGAGTATATAACTCCTATGGAGATGGATACACCTATTGATCCAAATGAGCCAACATACTGTGTTTGTCATCAG GTGTCTTTTGGTGACATGATTGCTTGTGACAACGAAAAT TGCCAAGGAGGAGAATGGTTCCACTATTCATGTGTCGGCTTAACTCAAGAGACAAGGTTCAAGGGTAAATGGTATTGTCCAACCTGCAGATTACTACCACAATGCCAATGA